The segment cacaGATACATTTTGCTTTGAAGTACTgcaaaagttaatatttcagaACTCATTTTCTAtgcaacatatttaattattatcttttatagaaaatgcGGGATAGTCTTTTCGAATCTATTaaacgttttttaatttcataaaccgcattgtaaacataaaaattatttgattaaattattcgaCTATAGACTACAATGACAATAGTACAGTGATAATTGTATTTCAATTACACAGatttgcaaaagaaaacaTCTGTTTTCTAGTAAAGATGCGTTTAAGATAACCctgtacaaaaaattaacaaatatagacgaataaaatgtaaaagtatataattaataacaaaagttgagaaaatcaattttgaaaaatttgttctttcttttttacatgttatttttgtaaacttGCTAAAATACTTACAATAATGAGTTGCAGTTACGTCaaagttaaatattcttaTCAAAGCACtccaatattaaattgtaaagtaTATGTTACTTTGTCCATTAATCTAACTTATCCACTTTaaagcaaagaaaaaagacagaaaaGAAAGACATAATGATTCgttatattaatagtattcttacatgtttttattaaaaaatgattaatttgtGTACTTGTGTTACGGGTATCTCGCATGCGACTCGAAGCGAAGTGACAACGTTGAAAGCGTCGATAAACTGGtttcaacaatttataaaaacagctTGAGGAATGCTGTAGAAAAATAGACCTGATTTCCATATACTTCcccgataaaaaattaataaataaaacttccATTACTTTTTACCATccaatagattaaaaatttttcaaaatattttcgggaatgttgcaaaataaaacacattgTGCATAATTTGTAACGAATTATAACAGTGGTGAACATTTGCAAGAAGCATGGAGCCAGCGACTGCGGAGTCGAGGTGCGAAATGTTTGATCAGCACATCACTGAAATGCAGGACGATGACCACTGTACACTACTGTAACTGCGAGAGCAATGCAAAGAGAGTGATACGCTCCAACCAATCGTTTCATATTCGCAAAGACAGACACTACtcgaaattttttctatttaaaatttaatgcggACAAATACCCCCTTTcgagtaaataatatatattttttattttcacggaGCAAATTCTAATGAGTCACTCGCATACACCGAACTTTCCACGATCAAGGCTGTCTCAAGTCAGTGGTAACAGCTCGTGTTTACAGGCCGCATTTTATTATGATCAACAGCGGTTATCGAGATTCACGACGGCTCTTCTACGATTCTCAAAAACTGTTTCTAGAATACtccacaaaatattatttatcaaaatagtTAAACGCAATGAAATTTTGCATAAGATGCATCAAGTGTAACAACGATTTATTTGATTTGGTGTCTTTTTCGATACCGatgcttttttatatcataatgaCTGGTTCACATAATCGGAATCGTAGGTTTCTTATTTTGGTCATAATATGAGGATTAATGcataaatagtatataatattcgtaaaaaaagatgcaattttctgtaaaaagagatttttccgaaaaataatcacaatacaaatttttaaatataaataaataaaaatttttaaaacaataaaaagttctaagaattagaaaaaggtgaagagtaagttgacCGAGATttaagttaatctacgttggtggaatCGGGCATTATTGATGCTTTTTTATATCAGAATTAATGATTCTAATAATCGTAATTGTAGTTATCTTGTTTCGATCCAAATACAAAGAttaatgcatatataatatataatattcgtataaaaaaatcatacaatatttgtaaaaaaaaattttttcgaaaaatgatcacaataaaaattttctttagtaaGCTATTCAAAAATGCAGGCGTAATTAAGTAaaagtcaatattttttatttttatcaattttttattataaaatagtaatatcgATATGTTTATGAGGATtcgtaattatacaaaaaaattataatattaaatcttttttgcaaatattatttctacatgtcaaaaaaagaaaaaaaaatcattacatATGCATCCAATTATAAAACcattacatatgcaaataaaatgcaaCTTGTCAAAAATTTCAGACAAATGCACGGTCTTTGTTTCGTCCTTTCGTTTTATTGTATGtgtgatattataaattataaattataaataacgtaataaattaacattaacatCAATATATTGCACACAAACCTCATTGCGGAAAAGATGAAATAGCATAGATGaagacaaatatttcattatttttcttcaaatgttttattccatattttgtttaaaacatttttcaagttaGATAATGAACAAATGAATAGATTgcaaattaaagaataaaatttgaattttcagaacaaaatgtattaaaattgaaattatataattggtatgattttaattttttgtaaatttattctctGAAGCATAATCTAATGTGAATCTCTGATGTGACTCATAATACAACAATATGCAATATCTTTCATgagaaagatttataatttcatgCACTTTTGTTATGCTTGCGTCACTTGCAAGTGGaatgtaatgataatataacaatgtaaattaataaaattgatttgttattCCGTTCCAAGTTTATTCCAATTTTCTTAGCTTGTTTTTGATTTACGATGTTTGGTTacttcaatttcttttaaaattgcaacttataattaaaaagtatttttatctacttctattttttctacttctatttttactttatatcaaAAACTTTAAATGGCGAGAGAGgtaaaaaacttataaataaaatatgtacaaataaattgaTGATGTTTAAGCAGCAaacttaacaaaatattttataaatcattaagaAACTTCCAAGCTAagattatgatattatattcCATAATAAATTGAGACAATGTATTAAAAGATTCGGAAATAAATgcgcaattttatattgctataATCAATGTaacaattgtttttatcaGTAAATTCGGCCAACTACGCGTATTTCTTTgattagtattatttaatatcgctactattttatataagtaaataattaaatatataatattttttaaaacattatttatttaatggatACCTTGTAACACGTCCTACACAGCAttgttattatcataaaagTTGACGAATGAGATGCTACCGTATCTCCTGTTATTTATTAGATACGTTTAACtgacatattaatatttacattgaaaTGGAAAACTATACGTATTTCTTCGTCCTCCTGTACCGTACTCAGTTATCTGCGTCCTGTAAGTTGAAACGGACACAATGTCAGAAATTAAAGTAACGAAAGAAAACGTGTGGCAATATTGCGAGAAAGTGTCGGATTATCAAGCAAAATGCAGGATTTgcagacaaaaatatatttacgtcGATCCAAAATTTCGTGAACATACAAAAGATAGACATCctgaaatattcaaatacgAAGAAACATGTAAAGGACGACAAGAATGGCCATGGATATGCTTCAAGTACAACGATACTTCGACCTCACAATGTCTTCTCTGTCGTCAAAATTTTCAACCTGATTTTCAATCTTTAGCATCTCATCTACACCAGAAGCATTTTAACGAAGTGAAGAATTACGTACTTCACGCTTggatatggaaatattttaagaaaagtaGTGATTTCCAATTGAAATGTAACGAGTGTTCCGGCAAATATAGTATGATTCTCAAAAAGAATTTAAGTAATCATATAGTAATTAATCATTCGGAAGAATTAAGATATGCGCAAGAAACACGCGACGTAGTTCATTCCTCAATATCCGTTTGCAATTCAAAGGTTATTGAAGTTAAAGAAAACATGTGggaatattattcaaaattgccGAATTTTCGAGCAAGATGCAAATCGCAAAATTGCACCTTTGAATGTCATTATATTTCTCATGTACTCCTTCTTGTGCACATAGACGAAAAGCATAAAGCAATCTTGGAATGGGAAAACGAACACATAGATCAAAAACCATGgatgtattttaagtattcgTTTGAATATATTTCCGATAAAAAGATACTATACTCAGAATGTCTCATATGTGATGAATTCTTTCTGGTTGATCGTGAATCTACAACGACACATATGTTACAGAAGCATTCTGAAGAAGAACTacgtaattttatagataatccTTGgatgatgaaatattttatacaaagtgaTGACACTACAGAGTTCAAGTGTactatttgttgcaaaaacataaccattaatattaattctgtATTGTCTGatcatataattgaaaatcatCTGGAAAAATTGCACTTGAATATCTCaacaaaaaataaggaaaaactGGACCAAAATTATACGTTGCAGGATTTTCAAGCAAAGTGCCGATTTTGCAACTTTCAATCTTGTTACGTCAATACAACAAACTTTACTGAACACGTAAAAAAAGAGCATGAAGAAACATACAATCATGAAGCAGCACACGAACACACATATCCATGGATGTACTTCACGTATTTTACTTCATATTACTTACAATGTCGTTGCTGTGATAAAGTTGTTGAGtgtatttatgattttttaacaaCGCACTTGGACGATCATTCTTTTGAGTCTTTTCTTAACACATCATTTCGCAAGAGTGGCTGGGAAAGGAAATACTATACACAAAGTAGTGATTTTGAggtgcaatgtaatatttgtcgcaGCAAAATATCTCTTAACATTCCGTTATGGTATTTCGATCGTCACATTGCAACTACACATCCGAACAGGCTGACAAGTACACAGAGAACGCATGACATAGCTGGACCTTCAGGAAGCCAGCCAAACTGAAGAAAACaagtaataatttgttttattaatattattgtcaatatttatgtgtataattaatatttttcaaattgcatttaatttaataaatatgtagtgAAAAGAGCAATAACCagacaatttgtttttcataaatattaaattctttacatAGGTTTATCCAGAGTTTAACAATGGGAGTGATAGTAACAGCGTTCAAGTAGGACTACAATCGACGAAAGCAATCCTGATTTAAGAAATCTAAAGTACACGAAAAAAATGACTTAATTCTGAAAATAgatgattaaaaaaacacatgGTTTAAAAGGTCGATAacgatttaaaaagatttgttttaaaacttttgtattataacattatgttatatcatttattaattttttatttctttggtTAATAACacaatgataatttaattacttattggACAATCAATTagttcttttaatatttactgacatgttttttcaattattcatttttaatatatttgtatggaTTAAAACTacttaaagtaatttttaatcttatgtttgtttaaaaatgtatagttatttgaagattaaaagataaattaaccTTAGTTAagttaattaagataaaagaagttaattaaaagatagaaataaaagtgAGAATAATAggaataatagtaaaaaaacttaataaaatgttaataaaattaaacatattatatatataatgtaagaatatatataaatagtgtGCGAATTCTTTAAAGTATTACAAACATCTAAAAAATTGtgccattttattatttttatataatgcacatttaaaaaatttttatatattcaactAAATAGCGTAATAATTGTTTGCATGTTTATTTAGTTCCCGTCACTTGAAATTTACTTATAGAAATGACACATATTTGGATGATTTGCGcgcatgtaataatttaaattcataattagaaagataatattaaatagaaactTGGATGAATATTGGATAAATGCTAATATTCTGTacgctgttaaaaaaaatttttttttaatgttagactacaaagaataattttatttccgtatataatttaatttaaattacgtacgtcatttaaaatatatttgtttttattttttgttgtgtttttttttttttctttaattttatgtaattaaaaattttctcaattactGTAAGTTTcgaattatataacattttttgcaatataaaaaaaatctatgttattttttcttcaatatttccaGTTATATTTCGCTTTAAAGTACTGCAAAggttaatttttcagaaactcACTTTCTGcgcaacatttaattattttcatttataaaaaatgtggaaTAGTATTTTCAGATCTATTAAACGCTTCTTAATTCAATAGACTGTTTCGTAAACATAAACATTACTTGATTATATTTCTCGATTATAGACGACAGTGATagtataattgtattttgtttatacAGATTTGCAAAAGATAAGATCTGTTTTCTAGAAGAGATCCGCGTAAGATTACActgtagataaatttaacaaatttagacaaataaaatgtaaaagtaaataattaatagcgaAAGTcgagaaaatcaattttgaaaaattacacactttattttttacctgttatttttgtaaacttGCTGAAATGTTTTACAATGATGAGTTGCAGTTACgttaaagttatatatttttatcaaaacgcTCCAATATTGAGATGTAAACTATATATGTTACTTTGtctattaatataacttatccattttaagacaaagaagaaaaaaaagaaaaggaagacataataattcattatacttataatatttttacatatttttaataaaaaattattaatttatgtacttGTTACGGGTATCTCGCACGCGACTTTCAAATGAAGTGACAATATCGAAGGCGTCGGCAAActcgttttaataatttatgaaaaaagctGTTTGAGTAATACTATAGAGAAATAACctgattttcattttttttttcaaaacaaaaaattaagaaataaaatttccattacTTTGTTTTATACTATTCAATATTGCCAACTAAAATACATTTGTGCATAGTTAACGAATAATAATGACCGCAATGATGAACATTTTGCAAGATGCATGGAGCGAACGACTGCCGAGTCGAGGTGCGAAACGTTTGATCAGCATATCACTGAAATACAGGACAATGATTACTATACACCAGTGTAACTGCGAGAGTGTAAAAGCGAAGAAAGCAATACGCACTACAtgatcgtaaaattttatttttgcgaagACAAACACttctcgaaatttttttaatttaaaaggaggatgttaaataggtcgattttggcccatggtgtggaaccaaaactacaaatggtttcttatagatttcatACCGTAGAATCACGTGGTAAAGTTTGTTTTCCTCTAGACAGCGGAGAAAGtacgaaaaaattgaaataagaccatgaaaaatgcaatttctcgagctggttgaagtttggaacaTTCCTggagcaatttttaaaaaatgatttgtcgctcttgtccttttgcagggaggaagtttCGAGACtaacaaacaaagtacaaaagagaccgatccgatacatgcgttgAAAGACACCCTTAGCTTAGCGAGAATcatttaagtgattttgggagtaatttttcgggtaaaagggtgtcttccgacgcatgtatcggatggtactcttttgcatgttgtatgagggcctcagaactttcTGTACGCcaaaggagaagagcgacaagttattttttgctaGGTGAGAATTTTTTAGGCACTCTGGGATGGTTTTTTGAGTATAAGgatgtcttccgacgcatgtatcggatcggtctcttttgtatgTTATGTGAGAGCCTCAGAACTTCCTCTAt is part of the Linepithema humile isolate Giens D197 chromosome 3, Lhum_UNIL_v1.0, whole genome shotgun sequence genome and harbors:
- the LOC105677874 gene encoding uncharacterized protein gives rise to the protein MSEIKVTKENVWQYCEKVSDYQAKCRICRQKYIYVDPKFREHTKDRHPEIFKYEETCKGRQEWPWICFKYNDTSTSQCLLCRQNFQPDFQSLASHLHQKHFNEVKNYVLHAWIWKYFKKSSDFQLKCNECSGKYSMILKKNLSNHIVINHSEELRYAQETRDVVHSSISVCNSKVIEVKENMWEYYSKLPNFRARCKSQNCTFECHYISHVLLLVHIDEKHKAILEWENEHIDQKPWMYFKYSFEYISDKKILYSECLICDEFFLVDRESTTTHMLQKHSEEELRNFIDNPWMMKYFIQSDDTTEFKCTICCKNITININSVLSDHIIENHLEKLHLNISTKNKEKLDQNYTLQDFQAKCRFCNFQSCYVNTTNFTEHVKKEHEETYNHEAAHEHTYPWMYFTYFTSYYLQCRCCDKVVECIYDFLTTHLDDHSFESFLNTSFRKSGWERKYYTQSSDFEVQCNICRSKISLNIPLWYFDRHIATTHPNRLTSTQRTHDIAGPSGSQPN